The following coding sequences lie in one Silene latifolia isolate original U9 population chromosome 5, ASM4854445v1, whole genome shotgun sequence genomic window:
- the LOC141657201 gene encoding BTB/POZ domain-containing protein At1g55760-like translates to MKDSSYYKVETTSRLAQWRIDNLSSCSFRRSDPFKIGLWNWHLVLEKNRVLMIKLYPEISKLSKENPPIASFIIRVLSSIGDRKPLVHPEIKDQQLKSADDFVWPLDLQLLGGKFIIDVEFLDLKTVPPQGGEPYSIWAEGQTQKRSNTTALNCLNHMLTKGIYTDITINTSDGSVGAHRAVLAARSPVFQTMFAHDLQEKEYSTINISDMSVESCQAFLSYMYGTIDPNDFKSHRLALLHAADKYDVSDLKEACHESLLEDIDAKNVLERLQNAALYQLPELKDNCLKYLVKFGKIYDIRDDFNVFLQCADRDLITEVFQEILATWKGF, encoded by the exons ATGAAAGATTCTAGTTATTATAAGGTTGAAACTACTTCTCGTCTTGCTCAATGGCGAATCGACAATCTCTCTTCTTGCTCCTTTCGTCGCTCTGATCCTTTTAAGATTGGCCTTTGGAACTG GCATTTGGTTCTGGAGAAAAATAGGGTGTTGATGATCAAGCTATATCCGGAAATTTCCAAACTGAGTAAAGAAAATCCGCCAATTGCATCTTTCATCATCCGTGTCTTATCTTCCATCGGTGACCGCAAGCCCCTTGTCCATCCCG AAATAAAAGATCAACAACTCAAGAGTGCCGACGACTTTGTTTGGCCACTTGATCTTCAGCTTCTTGGAGGAAAATTCATCATTGATGTTGAATTTCTTGACTTAAAGACTGTTCCTCCACAA GGCGGAGAGCCTTACTCGATTTGGGCTGAAGGACAAACCCAGAAAAGATCTAATACTACAGCCCTCAATTGCCTTAACCACATGCTGACCAAGGGCATCTACACCGACATCACGATCAACACGTCAGACGGGTCAGTTGGGGCCCATAGAGCGGTTCTGGCAGCACGGTCACCAGTCTTCCAGACCATGTTCGCCCACGACCTCCAAGAGAAGGAGTACTCTACCATCAACATTTCAGACATGTCAGTGGAGTCATGCCAAGCTTTCCTAAGCTACATGTATGGCACTATTGACCCTAATGATTTCAAGTCCCACCGCCTTGCTCTTCTGCACGCTGCTGACAAGTATGATGTTTCCGACCTCAAGGAGGCATGCCATGAAAGCCTCCTTGAGGACATTGATGCCAAGAATGTCCTTGAGAGGCTGCAGAATGCAGCCTTGTATCAGCTTCCTGAACTTAAGGATAACTGTCTGAAGTATTTGGTCAAGTTTGGTAAGATATACGACATACGTGATGACTTCAATGTGTTCCTACAGTGTGCTGATAGAGATTTGATTACTGAGGTCTTTCAAGAAATTCTCGCAACTTGGAAAGGCTTCTAA